From a single Deltaproteobacteria bacterium genomic region:
- a CDS encoding NAD-dependent epimerase/dehydratase family protein: MKVLVTGATGFIGSRLCRKLSEKDCAVTALVLPGEGVDHIAGDVTEFRYGDLTVPESLHGIGKGVDIVFHLAARVTDWGRRHLFYDAILGGTRSLLEECAGDVSRFVYVSSMAACGLGRHLKGFDEDDEPRKSGVPYNDAKLDAERLVGSYRETRGLSCTIVRPANVIGPGSVWVRDIIERYRTGIVPLIDGGRHSASLLYVDNLIDGLYRSGTMDAADGRTYFFRDDWDVTWKRYVEDLGAMIGKKPLGSVPFPLAWSLGYLLEMLLSPLNIRPPVTRLAAGVMGRDNDVRTARAADELGWRTMVSYDEAMTTIGRWVREEM, from the coding sequence ATGAAGGTACTCGTAACAGGCGCCACGGGATTTATCGGCTCACGGCTCTGCAGGAAGCTGTCCGAAAAGGATTGCGCCGTCACCGCCCTTGTGCTCCCCGGTGAAGGGGTCGACCATATCGCCGGCGATGTGACGGAATTCCGCTACGGTGATCTCACCGTGCCTGAGAGCCTGCACGGTATCGGCAAGGGTGTCGATATCGTGTTCCATCTTGCCGCCAGGGTTACCGATTGGGGGCGGCGGCACCTCTTCTACGATGCGATACTCGGCGGTACCCGCTCCCTCCTCGAGGAATGCGCCGGGGATGTTTCCCGGTTCGTCTATGTGAGTTCAATGGCGGCCTGCGGCCTCGGGCGTCACCTCAAGGGCTTCGACGAAGATGATGAGCCGCGTAAGTCGGGAGTGCCATACAACGATGCAAAGCTCGATGCCGAACGGCTGGTGGGTTCATACCGGGAAACACGGGGCCTGTCCTGCACCATTGTAAGGCCGGCCAATGTCATCGGCCCGGGTAGTGTCTGGGTCCGCGATATCATAGAACGCTACCGGACCGGGATCGTTCCGTTGATCGACGGCGGGAGGCACAGTGCCAGCCTGCTCTATGTGGACAACCTCATCGATGGTCTGTACCGCTCGGGTACCATGGATGCCGCGGACGGGAGGACCTATTTTTTCAGGGATGACTGGGACGTTACCTGGAAACGTTATGTTGAAGACCTCGGAGCGATGATCGGTAAAAAGCCCCTGGGAAGCGTTCCCTTTCCCCTGGCCTGGTCTCTGGGGTATCTGCTGGAAATGCTCCTGTCACCTCTCAATATCAGACCTCCTGTCACCCGACTCGCCGCGGGCGTCATGGGAAGAGACAATGACGTGAGGACGGCGCGGGCGGCGGATGAACTGGGATGGCGGACGATGGTATCCTATGACGAGGCCATGACAACGATCGGACGGTGGGTACGGGAGGAAATGTGA
- a CDS encoding alcohol dehydrogenase catalytic domain-containing protein: protein MKALQFSVTVPQFAALKVLGLVSKKLYYEGPLATARLVDVPEPSLPSPEWVKIKNYLCGFCASDLNLILLRDSPTASPFTSFPCTMGHEVSGEVVETGSAVTNVRVGDMVTIAPHLDCGPRGIDPVCRACRTGRTGNCENMAEGIIAPGMFNGICRDTGGGFGQYQVAHYSQVYKLPDGMSLEEGALVEPYAVALQAVADNRPEPGDEVLVIGGGVIGTMVVKAIRALDIDCRISVSETSPFHAEAIKRSGADRVFTDGDVFSQAVTVTGARRYKPMIGTEILMGGFNRIFDVVGNTATINTSLRALAVDGVLSVVGIGHDVKLDLTPLWLKLQTIRGVYSYGFTDAFGERKHVFQAAIDFITGGKTVVKDMMTHKFSLDRFREMIETNLNKGKYGAIKTMVSHQ, encoded by the coding sequence ATGAAAGCACTCCAGTTTTCCGTAACAGTTCCGCAATTCGCGGCGCTGAAGGTACTTGGACTGGTGAGCAAGAAACTGTATTATGAGGGGCCGCTGGCGACGGCGCGACTGGTGGATGTTCCCGAACCGTCCCTTCCGTCGCCCGAGTGGGTGAAGATCAAAAATTATCTGTGCGGGTTCTGCGCCAGCGACCTGAACCTCATTCTGCTCAGGGATTCGCCGACGGCAAGCCCCTTCACCTCCTTTCCCTGTACCATGGGGCATGAGGTGTCGGGGGAGGTGGTTGAGACGGGAAGTGCCGTCACGAACGTCCGCGTCGGTGATATGGTCACCATAGCGCCCCACCTGGACTGTGGACCGCGGGGTATAGACCCGGTATGCCGGGCCTGCCGGACGGGACGTACCGGCAACTGCGAGAATATGGCCGAGGGGATCATCGCGCCGGGAATGTTCAACGGCATATGCCGGGACACGGGTGGCGGCTTTGGACAGTACCAGGTGGCTCACTACAGCCAGGTCTACAAGCTCCCTGATGGGATGAGCCTTGAGGAAGGGGCCCTGGTAGAGCCCTACGCCGTCGCCCTGCAGGCCGTTGCCGATAACCGGCCGGAGCCGGGTGACGAAGTGCTCGTCATCGGCGGCGGGGTGATCGGGACCATGGTGGTGAAAGCCATTCGCGCACTCGATATCGACTGCCGTATCTCGGTGTCGGAGACCTCTCCCTTCCACGCCGAAGCGATCAAGAGGTCCGGTGCCGATCGTGTCTTCACCGATGGTGATGTTTTTTCCCAGGCCGTGACCGTTACCGGTGCCCGGCGTTACAAACCCATGATCGGGACGGAAATACTCATGGGAGGGTTCAACCGTATCTTCGATGTCGTGGGGAACACGGCGACGATAAACACCTCGTTGAGGGCCCTGGCCGTCGACGGGGTCCTGAGCGTCGTCGGCATAGGGCACGACGTAAAACTCGACCTGACACCTCTCTGGTTGAAACTGCAAACGATCAGAGGTGTTTACAGCTACGGGTTCACCGATGCCTTCGGCGAACGGAAGCATGTATTCCAGGCGGCCATCGATTTTATCACCGGCGGGAAGACCGTCGTGAAGGACATGATGACACACAAATTCTCCCTTGACCGTTTCCGGGAAATGATAGAGACAAACCTGAACAAGGGAAAATACGGGGCGATCAAGACAATGGTCTCCCATCAGTGA
- a CDS encoding thiamine pyrophosphate-binding protein → MAELTGGHLVAKYLKNVEGIDTIFSLVGGHIDNIYDGCLEYKVKIIDVRHEQAAAMMAQAWSVYTGKAGVCLVTAGPGFTNALTGIVNARLENAPMVFISGTAPVRDWIKGALQDMCQADMIKDFVKWHGVCYDVRRIPEYLATAFRNAVAGRPGPVFLELPPDILNIKVNESELPRQKKGGTVYRCRPDAASIRQAAKLINKAERPLLIGGNGLCWSDCDGEFKKFIEKTGVPFIVMNAGRGVLPDDHPSSIWDGGLSGILAAFSMADLIITAGIRLNWIQMYGEVFPQAKVVRVDVEASEIDRNRASDVGLVGDIGLTLKELNAAVKKTDRKKWLKQLKEGYAPLIAEELAARKKPSHPIHPARLVEKVRATIGNDAIYVVDGGDTSYFGLVGLTATEKGSVLPGSGGLFGCLGTGIPFAIGAKVARPDKTVVVITGDGSFGFNAMEFDTAIRHKIPFICVICNDCAWGMIKHGQELGYGPKRCYGSGLRAANYEKVVEALGGVGILVEKDKDIVPALRKALRSRKPVCVNVLTDPTVTSPATLMLVDGLKME, encoded by the coding sequence ATGGCTGAATTGACTGGTGGGCACCTGGTTGCCAAATATCTGAAGAACGTCGAAGGCATCGACACGATCTTTTCCCTCGTAGGGGGCCACATTGACAACATCTACGACGGATGCCTGGAATACAAGGTAAAGATCATTGATGTCCGACATGAACAGGCGGCGGCGATGATGGCACAGGCCTGGAGCGTGTATACGGGAAAAGCGGGCGTATGCCTCGTAACGGCCGGCCCGGGATTTACCAACGCCCTCACGGGTATCGTAAATGCCCGGCTTGAGAATGCTCCCATGGTCTTCATAAGCGGGACGGCACCCGTGAGGGACTGGATCAAGGGGGCGCTGCAGGATATGTGCCAGGCGGACATGATCAAGGATTTCGTGAAATGGCACGGCGTATGTTACGACGTCAGGCGTATCCCGGAATACCTCGCAACGGCATTTCGGAACGCTGTGGCGGGCAGGCCCGGTCCCGTCTTTCTCGAACTGCCCCCGGACATCCTGAACATCAAGGTAAATGAATCTGAGCTGCCCCGCCAGAAGAAGGGAGGCACGGTCTACCGGTGCCGTCCTGACGCGGCGTCAATACGGCAGGCGGCGAAACTCATCAACAAGGCGGAGCGGCCGCTCCTGATCGGCGGCAACGGTCTCTGCTGGAGCGACTGTGACGGGGAATTCAAAAAATTCATCGAAAAGACAGGTGTTCCTTTCATCGTGATGAACGCCGGCAGGGGGGTCCTGCCCGACGATCATCCCAGCTCCATCTGGGACGGCGGCCTTTCGGGGATCCTGGCGGCATTTTCCATGGCCGACCTGATCATCACCGCCGGGATCCGTCTCAACTGGATCCAGATGTACGGCGAGGTCTTTCCCCAGGCAAAAGTGGTCAGAGTAGACGTGGAAGCCAGCGAAATAGACAGGAACAGGGCGTCCGACGTGGGACTGGTGGGAGATATCGGGCTCACGCTGAAAGAACTGAACGCAGCCGTGAAAAAGACCGACCGGAAGAAATGGCTGAAGCAGCTCAAGGAAGGGTATGCCCCGCTCATAGCCGAGGAACTGGCGGCGCGGAAAAAGCCTTCCCACCCGATACATCCGGCCAGGCTCGTGGAGAAGGTCCGTGCCACCATCGGCAATGATGCCATCTACGTGGTCGACGGCGGTGACACGTCCTATTTCGGTCTTGTGGGATTGACGGCGACGGAAAAAGGTTCCGTACTTCCCGGTTCGGGCGGTCTCTTCGGGTGCCTGGGCACGGGCATACCCTTTGCCATCGGGGCAAAGGTCGCGCGCCCGGACAAAACGGTCGTCGTAATTACGGGAGATGGTTCCTTCGGTTTCAATGCCATGGAATTCGATACGGCCATCAGGCACAAGATACCCTTTATCTGTGTTATCTGTAACGACTGCGCATGGGGAATGATCAAGCACGGGCAGGAACTGGGCTATGGTCCGAAACGCTGTTACGGCTCCGGATTACGGGCGGCGAATTACGAGAAGGTGGTCGAAGCGCTGGGTGGTGTCGGCATCCTGGTTGAAAAGGACAAGGACATCGTTCCGGCCCTCAGGAAGGCGCTGAGATCACGCAAGCCTGTATGTGTCAACGTTTTGACGGACCCGACCGTAACAAGTCCGGCCACACTTATGCTGGTGGACGGTCTGAAGATGGAGTAA
- a CDS encoding SDR family NAD(P)-dependent oxidoreductase, which translates to MKLNVTGKTVLITGSAMGIGKGLSHCFARDGADLILADLPREREKLDQWAAELGSRYGINTWTFGIDLTEPKGPETLFREAEATAGGIHILVNNAGICWFGSFAQMPYEERLEKMILLNCMAYAKLARLCLPAMIERDAGGMLFIASVAAFQPLPQLAVYSATKAFTQSLAESIRYELPKRSNVVISVLNPCFTNTALLEDAHFPGDLIPFTLSCNSVDDVVRTGYEAFKKGRMFTVVGWQNKILHQGVVRLLSRKSVAGTARLALRGWSDFLPPSASEFLKRRRGEVK; encoded by the coding sequence ATGAAACTGAATGTCACGGGGAAAACGGTGCTCATAACGGGGTCCGCCATGGGTATCGGAAAGGGATTGTCCCACTGCTTCGCGCGGGACGGTGCCGACCTGATACTGGCAGACCTGCCCCGTGAGCGTGAAAAACTGGACCAGTGGGCGGCGGAGCTGGGATCACGGTACGGTATCAACACCTGGACGTTCGGGATCGACCTGACCGAACCAAAGGGACCGGAAACTCTGTTCAGAGAAGCCGAAGCCACAGCCGGCGGCATCCATATACTGGTGAACAATGCCGGGATATGCTGGTTCGGCTCGTTCGCGCAGATGCCGTATGAGGAGCGGCTGGAAAAGATGATCCTTCTCAATTGCATGGCCTACGCCAAGCTTGCCCGTCTCTGCCTGCCGGCGATGATAGAGCGTGATGCCGGGGGTATGCTGTTCATCGCTTCCGTGGCCGCCTTTCAGCCTCTACCGCAATTGGCCGTGTATTCCGCCACCAAGGCATTTACCCAGAGCCTCGCCGAATCGATCCGCTATGAGCTTCCGAAGAGATCGAACGTTGTCATATCCGTACTCAATCCCTGTTTCACCAATACGGCGCTCCTCGAGGACGCTCACTTCCCCGGGGATCTGATCCCCTTTACCCTCTCGTGTAATAGTGTGGATGATGTAGTACGAACGGGATATGAGGCTTTTAAAAAAGGCCGGATGTTCACCGTTGTAGGGTGGCAGAACAAGATACTGCATCAGGGCGTGGTGCGGCTGTTATCACGGAAGAGCGTGGCCGGTACGGCCCGCCTTGCCCTGCGTGGATGGTCGGACTTCCTTCCGCCATCGGCGTCAGAATTTCTGAAACGGCGGAGAGGGGAGGTGAAATAG
- a CDS encoding NAD-dependent epimerase/dehydratase family protein, giving the protein MNVFITGVSGYFGSKLVSLFETKDEISAVWGIDLKPPSFTSKKLTFIRHDVRDDIYPLLEGKNVDRLIHAAFILPPLHDKAYMEDININGTKNALNASARAAIPQVLHCSSTTAYGFHPDNPPLLTEDSPLRGNDDFTYSKNKKELEFICSEFQETHPEICLTIIRPCFVVGAGFDNPLSQHLKRKIVILPRKTVPFQFIHEDDLVEIMCRLLIEKRGGVYNLAADGTMTFDEMVRGLGNWCLKLPLPIMYPLNNLMWFLRASFITKFPSPGLNLVINSWIASNEKVKKELGYRFRYTTKEAFEDFIRHSR; this is encoded by the coding sequence ATGAATGTATTTATTACAGGCGTATCGGGATATTTCGGCAGCAAGCTGGTCTCGCTGTTCGAGACGAAGGATGAGATCTCTGCGGTCTGGGGGATCGACCTGAAGCCGCCTTCCTTCACGTCGAAAAAACTGACATTCATAAGGCATGACGTACGGGACGACATCTACCCGCTGCTCGAGGGGAAGAATGTCGACCGGCTCATCCATGCCGCCTTTATCCTGCCGCCCCTGCATGACAAGGCCTACATGGAAGACATCAACATCAACGGAACGAAAAACGCTCTGAACGCTTCCGCGCGGGCGGCCATTCCCCAGGTACTGCACTGTTCATCGACCACGGCCTACGGCTTTCATCCCGATAACCCGCCCCTCCTGACCGAAGACAGCCCGCTGCGGGGAAACGATGATTTTACCTATTCGAAGAACAAGAAGGAGCTCGAATTTATTTGTTCCGAATTTCAAGAGACCCACCCGGAGATCTGTCTTACCATCATTCGGCCCTGCTTCGTTGTCGGTGCCGGTTTCGATAATCCCCTGTCGCAGCACTTGAAGCGGAAGATAGTCATTCTGCCGCGGAAGACGGTCCCGTTCCAGTTCATTCATGAAGATGACCTGGTGGAGATCATGTGCCGGCTGCTCATTGAAAAAAGGGGCGGCGTCTATAATCTCGCCGCCGACGGAACCATGACCTTCGATGAGATGGTCCGCGGCCTGGGCAACTGGTGTTTGAAACTGCCCCTTCCCATCATGTACCCCCTCAATAACCTGATGTGGTTCCTGAGAGCGTCGTTCATCACGAAATTTCCCAGCCCCGGTTTGAACCTCGTCATCAATTCCTGGATAGCCAGTAACGAGAAAGTAAAGAAAGAACTGGGCTACCGGTTCCGATACACGACGAAGGAGGCCTTTGAAGATTTTATCCGTCACAGCAGGTGA
- a CDS encoding C_GCAxxG_C_C family protein, translating to MFQDRIECRDDMLLRAATGFEGGTVASGSTCGVVTSGALAIALLHDHALKERGLAAEIDVIGLIEKYIDWFTVHFGTTICRVRTEVDFNRVGGQIRYLLPGDRMARCFRHITQAVNYLDPVRAGTSILLSENDTSPREMPSYRCARSVLEKVRERTGVGDSRVERLSFVFDGGIGLTGGLCGALAGGVMALNMLFGIDVRHMSYLQILSAFLIGHVNLLLERPRGMPEPFGLGSTLAKNFASAAGSLECSRITARTFEDWHDFAVHMNSSSFCNGLIDHTADLASMLIETWRPFVRKDAVL from the coding sequence GTGTTCCAGGACCGGATCGAGTGCAGGGACGACATGCTGCTTCGCGCGGCGACCGGATTTGAGGGAGGGACCGTTGCCAGCGGTTCTACCTGTGGTGTCGTGACCAGTGGCGCCCTGGCGATCGCTCTGCTCCATGACCATGCCCTGAAAGAACGTGGTCTTGCCGCCGAGATCGATGTGATCGGGCTCATTGAAAAGTATATCGACTGGTTCACCGTTCATTTCGGTACCACGATCTGTCGTGTCAGAACTGAAGTTGATTTCAACCGGGTAGGCGGTCAGATCCGATACCTGCTGCCGGGGGACCGCATGGCACGCTGCTTTAGACATATCACACAGGCAGTGAATTATCTCGATCCCGTCCGTGCGGGAACGTCCATCCTGCTCAGTGAGAACGATACGTCTCCGCGGGAGATGCCGTCATACCGATGCGCCCGGTCGGTCCTTGAGAAGGTCCGTGAACGGACCGGCGTGGGGGACTCCCGCGTAGAGCGGTTATCCTTCGTTTTTGACGGTGGCATTGGACTGACCGGCGGCCTTTGTGGTGCGCTGGCGGGAGGGGTCATGGCGTTGAACATGCTCTTCGGAATTGATGTCCGCCATATGTCCTATTTGCAGATCCTTTCCGCCTTTCTCATAGGCCATGTGAACCTTTTGCTGGAACGCCCCCGTGGCATGCCTGAGCCTTTCGGACTGGGATCGACCCTCGCGAAGAACTTTGCTTCTGCTGCGGGGTCGCTCGAATGTAGTCGGATCACGGCGCGAACGTTTGAAGACTGGCATGATTTTGCCGTCCACATGAACAGCTCTTCTTTTTGCAACGGCTTGATCGACCATACCGCCGATCTGGCATCAATGCTGATCGAAACGTGGCGGCCCTTCGTCAGGAAAGATGCGGTCCTGTGA
- a CDS encoding thiolase family protein, which translates to MDDVYVIGIGMIRFNKYPDATVTGMATQAVDLVLKDAGLGKKDIQAAYVSNTFWGMFSNQHSIRGEVMLWHMGIDTIPIVNVENACAGASTAFLLGYTAIKAGMHDVVLAIGSEKITHENKALSLGAYASCMDVEHFDEHIKMFEEVSKQVNVKIPEGQSPPGEGRSIFMDAYAMGCRWHMDRFGSTQRQLAVICAKNHWHGSLNPLAQYQQDMTVEEVLADRSVAWPLTRAMCAPVGDGAAAAILCSASYLKKLKDARPVKVRASVLGSGSDRELDGPDIGLRLSRQAYDMAGLGPEDIDLAELHDATAYGELHQAEVMGFCPVGEGGVFAETGATKLGGSLPINTSGGLECRGHPIGASGLAQIYEVVHQLRGEAGARQVESARIGLTENGGGNIGVEEASMTIHILEKV; encoded by the coding sequence ATGGACGATGTGTATGTAATCGGGATCGGAATGATTCGATTCAACAAGTATCCGGACGCGACGGTCACGGGGATGGCGACTCAGGCGGTGGACCTTGTGCTGAAGGACGCGGGGCTCGGTAAAAAGGACATTCAGGCGGCGTACGTATCGAACACGTTCTGGGGCATGTTCTCGAATCAGCATTCGATCAGGGGTGAAGTAATGCTGTGGCATATGGGGATCGACACGATCCCCATCGTGAACGTTGAAAACGCCTGCGCCGGGGCATCGACGGCGTTCCTTCTGGGGTATACGGCCATCAAGGCGGGCATGCATGACGTGGTCCTGGCCATCGGGTCGGAAAAGATCACCCATGAGAACAAGGCGCTTTCGCTGGGGGCGTACGCGAGCTGCATGGATGTGGAACACTTCGACGAACATATTAAAATGTTCGAAGAGGTCAGCAAACAGGTGAACGTGAAAATTCCCGAAGGTCAGAGTCCTCCCGGTGAAGGGAGGAGCATCTTCATGGATGCCTATGCCATGGGATGCCGGTGGCACATGGACCGGTTCGGCTCGACGCAGCGGCAGCTCGCCGTCATCTGCGCGAAGAATCACTGGCATGGATCGCTGAATCCGCTGGCACAGTATCAGCAGGACATGACCGTTGAGGAAGTGCTTGCCGACCGGTCCGTCGCGTGGCCCTTGACCAGGGCGATGTGCGCGCCCGTCGGTGACGGAGCTGCGGCGGCCATCCTGTGCTCCGCCTCATACCTGAAGAAATTGAAGGACGCCCGTCCCGTGAAGGTCCGGGCGTCCGTCCTCGGTTCCGGCTCGGACCGGGAGCTCGACGGTCCCGATATCGGGCTGCGTCTGTCCCGGCAGGCATACGACATGGCCGGCCTGGGCCCGGAGGATATAGACCTTGCCGAGTTGCATGACGCCACGGCTTACGGTGAACTGCATCAGGCCGAAGTGATGGGATTCTGCCCCGTCGGCGAGGGCGGTGTGTTTGCGGAAACGGGCGCTACGAAACTCGGCGGTTCCCTGCCGATCAACACCAGCGGGGGACTCGAATGCAGGGGACATCCCATCGGTGCCTCCGGGCTTGCCCAGATCTATGAAGTGGTCCATCAGCTTCGAGGAGAGGCGGGAGCGCGGCAGGTGGAAAGCGCCCGGATCGGGCTGACGGAAAACGGCGGAGGGAATATCGGCGTTGAAGAAGCGTCGATGACCATCCATATCCTGGAAAAGGTCTGA
- a CDS encoding acyl-CoA/acyl-ACP dehydrogenase encodes MPYTELNLELSEEHQSLKENVHKFSVEVLRPVSLELDKMSAEEVIAPGSPYWDCMKKMYQNSYHTVLIPDEYGGLGLDPLGIHIVFEELSYGSVGFTISLGVSCFSAFFASLVPEENLINNFITPFVGCTDASVMSCWAITEPEHGSDILMPFTPFFNSPSITQQIRAEKKGDKWLVNGQKAAWVSNGPIATQAALFVGIDKSMGMSGGGICLIDLTQPGVTRGKPLEKMGQRELPQGEIYFDDAVCPDEQMIIDPESYEMFTDITLATANACMGAFFTGVSQAAFDLAIDYCRERVQGGKMLCEHETVQRMLFDMFMKIEVGRAYSRSAIIYNLSTSPPATQYSIAAKIFCTQTAFEVTSDALQLFGGNGLTKEYPIEKLFRDARAGMIEDGSNESLALSGAHLLLKAE; translated from the coding sequence ATGCCCTATACCGAACTGAATCTTGAACTGTCTGAAGAGCATCAGTCACTGAAAGAGAACGTTCACAAGTTTTCCGTAGAGGTGCTCCGGCCGGTTTCCCTGGAGCTTGACAAGATGAGCGCCGAGGAAGTCATTGCTCCGGGGTCGCCGTACTGGGACTGCATGAAAAAAATGTACCAGAATTCCTATCATACGGTCCTCATCCCCGACGAATACGGCGGCCTGGGCCTGGACCCGCTGGGGATCCACATCGTTTTTGAGGAATTGAGTTACGGCAGCGTAGGATTCACGATATCCCTCGGTGTTTCCTGCTTCTCCGCCTTTTTCGCATCGCTGGTTCCCGAAGAGAACCTTATCAATAATTTCATCACCCCCTTTGTGGGATGCACCGACGCCAGCGTCATGTCCTGCTGGGCGATCACCGAGCCGGAGCATGGGTCGGATATCCTGATGCCCTTTACTCCTTTTTTTAATTCCCCGAGCATTACGCAGCAGATACGTGCCGAAAAGAAGGGTGACAAATGGTTGGTCAACGGTCAGAAAGCGGCCTGGGTGTCTAACGGTCCGATCGCGACACAGGCGGCGCTCTTCGTCGGCATCGACAAATCAATGGGTATGTCGGGCGGTGGTATCTGCCTGATCGATCTGACGCAGCCGGGTGTTACCAGGGGAAAGCCACTTGAGAAGATGGGACAGCGGGAGCTTCCCCAGGGAGAGATCTATTTCGATGATGCCGTGTGTCCCGATGAGCAGATGATCATCGACCCGGAAAGCTATGAGATGTTCACGGACATCACCCTTGCCACGGCGAACGCCTGCATGGGCGCCTTTTTCACCGGTGTGTCCCAGGCGGCCTTTGACCTTGCGATAGATTACTGTCGTGAGCGGGTCCAGGGCGGAAAGATGCTCTGTGAACACGAGACGGTGCAGCGGATGCTCTTCGACATGTTCATGAAAATAGAGGTGGGCCGTGCGTACTCGCGGTCGGCCATCATATACAACCTGTCGACGAGCCCGCCGGCGACTCAGTATTCTATCGCCGCAAAGATCTTCTGCACCCAGACGGCCTTTGAGGTGACCAGTGATGCCCTCCAGCTCTTCGGCGGCAACGGCCTGACGAAGGAATACCCGATAGAAAAGCTGTTCAGGGATGCCCGGGCGGGCATGATCGAGGACGGTTCAAATGAAAGTCTCGCGCTGTCGGGAGCGCATCTTCTCCTGAAAGCGGAATAG
- a CDS encoding AMP-binding protein yields MSSKAHLNQVIASHMVEIQADAKPDREILVFERGEFGEDVLTYKSLYENSNKVARLLLDQGITSGDAFGVFMRNHPEFVHALLAGTTIGAVMVPIDPRSRGDRLKFLLNNSGVKALFVSDQCLEQLEEVIADVPGLRFISVVKRPEHGIDVPDRYPVLNETLEKDSWDRVEQQIMDVRQPMQIIYTSGTTGDPKGVKIRNNRTGLFTILNRLVWRYRPDEILYTGLSLTHGNAQAVTLFPALYAGIKAVFSPRFTKSRIWDICRKYGCTSFSLLGGMMAGIFNEPEKPDDGDNPVKVVISAGTPVSMWEAFEKRFNVQILEWYGAIEGGFAYKPIGKGPIGSFGKPIPGVMEFRVVDDNDSPLPPGEKGELVCRMMKGETRVDYLGLPDASKDKTKGGWLRTGDIVHRDEDGWYFFDFRKGTELRRAGDFIQPDHVEKIIGEHADVSEVCVYGIPAASGAPGESDLVAAVSPFEGRTIDPASIFQKCRQDLEANFIPSYLQVVDDIPKTVSEKALDRKLREDFEKGAGTIYKYEDYQ; encoded by the coding sequence ATGTCTTCAAAAGCACACCTGAACCAGGTGATCGCTTCACACATGGTTGAGATACAGGCCGACGCGAAGCCGGACAGGGAGATCCTTGTTTTCGAACGTGGTGAGTTCGGTGAGGATGTTCTGACCTACAAGAGCCTTTATGAGAATTCGAACAAGGTGGCCCGCCTGCTGCTCGATCAGGGTATCACGTCCGGCGATGCCTTCGGAGTGTTCATGCGGAACCATCCCGAATTCGTCCATGCCCTTCTGGCGGGGACGACCATCGGGGCGGTCATGGTGCCCATCGACCCGCGCTCGAGGGGTGACCGCCTGAAATTTCTCCTCAACAACTCGGGCGTGAAGGCCCTTTTCGTGTCGGACCAGTGCCTTGAGCAACTGGAAGAGGTCATCGCCGATGTTCCGGGGCTCCGGTTCATTTCAGTGGTAAAACGCCCCGAGCACGGCATCGACGTTCCCGACCGGTACCCGGTGCTCAACGAAACCCTGGAGAAGGATTCCTGGGATCGCGTGGAACAGCAGATCATGGATGTCCGGCAACCCATGCAGATCATCTACACATCGGGGACCACCGGTGATCCAAAGGGTGTGAAGATCAGGAACAACCGGACAGGACTCTTTACGATCCTGAACCGGCTTGTCTGGCGCTATCGGCCGGACGAGATCCTCTATACCGGCCTTTCCCTCACCCACGGAAACGCGCAGGCCGTTACCCTTTTCCCGGCGCTGTACGCGGGTATCAAGGCCGTGTTCAGCCCCCGGTTCACGAAGAGCAGGATCTGGGATATCTGCAGAAAATACGGGTGTACGTCGTTCTCACTGCTCGGCGGGATGATGGCCGGCATTTTCAATGAACCGGAAAAACCCGATGACGGTGACAATCCCGTAAAGGTGGTCATCAGCGCGGGAACGCCCGTATCCATGTGGGAAGCCTTCGAGAAGAGATTCAATGTGCAGATCCTTGAGTGGTACGGTGCCATCGAGGGCGGGTTCGCCTACAAGCCGATCGGAAAAGGCCCCATCGGTTCTTTTGGAAAACCGATCCCCGGCGTCATGGAGTTCAGGGTCGTCGATGACAACGACAGCCCCCTTCCGCCGGGTGAAAAGGGAGAGCTCGTCTGCCGGATGATGAAAGGCGAGACCAGGGTGGACTACCTTGGCCTGCCAGACGCGTCAAAGGACAAAACGAAGGGCGGATGGCTCAGAACGGGTGACATCGTCCATCGTGACGAAGACGGCTGGTACTTTTTCGATTTTCGGAAGGGAACCGAACTGCGCAGGGCGGGGGACTTCATCCAGCCGGATCATGTGGAGAAGATCATCGGCGAGCATGCCGACGTGAGCGAGGTCTGCGTCTATGGAATACCCGCCGCGTCGGGGGCACCCGGTGAGAGCGACCTGGTGGCGGCTGTTTCGCCCTTTGAGGGAAGAACAATAGACCCTGCCTCGATATTCCAGAAATGCCGGCAGGACCTGGAAGCGAATTTTATTCCCTCCTACCTTCAGGTGGTTGACGATATACCGAAGACTGTTTCCGAAAAGGCGCTGGATCGGAAGCTGCGGGAGGATTTTGAAAAGGGCGCGGGAACAATTTACAAATATGAAGACTATCAGTAA